aaatgaccTGATCCTTCATCAGGATCTGCTCATATGAGTCCACCAATGACTCCCTCCCACTTtctaaaagctttaaaaaaacaaaacagtttggcCTAACTGGTATCTTTTTAATAGTCAATTCAACAATTCACTTTCAACTAAAACTAACACCACACTAGATCAGAAGAAGATATCCCTGATTTCATATACAaggaaacaaaattttgttgCTTATTGTGAAAGAGCAGTTTTTTCAACTGGAACAAGTTTCTACAACCAGTTCCTCCTCATCTAGTCCCACatgctttttcttatataattgCAATCATTCAGGGAAGAATTCAGCTCTTCAGTTCTCTGTTAGTTTCAGCTAACTTAAAGTGTTATGAAGCCACTTTTTAGAAAGGACTCATGACAGAGACTAAAACAAGCTTTGTTTCCACTGGCACAGCTGAACATAGATAATGCTTAAAGTGGAAGTACCTTTATCAGGAGTGCTTCCTCCTCATAAATCTTACCTTTTTAAGAGACTGCAAATATAAGAGCTAACAATGTTTCCCTATCACAGGCCCTTTCAAACAAGGAGCATCCAGTGTTTTTCACAGTAACTTAAGACTAAAAGCAATTACTACTGGGAAGGATTCTAGAAAGTTATCACTGGAGAAGGTAAGTATTCAAAAGGGGGTAGAGAATGCTGAGAATTTTATTTCCCAAGGGCTAtaagtctctgaagagaaaataatttgaccaaagtgggaaaactgaggtcagtaactaaggtcttgtctacactacggacatATTACCAAGCTTATCACCACTGCTAatattggtgtaactccactgttgTTCGTCATGGTGGAAGCCCTAGTGTAGACTGCCACTGGTAAGCACCATGTCATCTAACGCTGCTCAGAGCGGGTCTAATCTACAACAGAGATACTAGGCAGAATCTAATGTTCTTGGTCAAAAGGTACTTTACATAATAAATTGGTTTCATAGTGAGACATTGATTAGATGATGATTCTGATATTCTTCGTTAATTAGATGAAGAAAAATCTCCCTTGACATTACTATACAATACTCTTTTTGGTGAGATTCTAAGACAGTATCTCCAGTGAAAATTCCTTAAGGAATTTATCCCTACATAAGTATTTTACATAACACTTAAATTTAACAATTTGATGCTAACATTACTGTGTCGTACCTAATGAGTTTCAGTAGGGGTGAATTTAGCCCATGTTATTTATTCCTCTTTCTTTTCAACCCCCCAAAGAACAAATACTTCAGAAAAGACACTTACTGTCCCACAGGGTACCAGCGATGTTTTGTTGTATAAAACATTTTGCTGAGCTCCTCAAATGTAGGACCTTTGCTATTCTTTAGCTCCTTCACTTCCAATCTGGATTTCAGCACTTGATCGTGTGTTTCTTCTTTGTTATCCACTGGATCTGGTCGAGGTATGGGCTACAAAATCATCAGTAATGAGCACACTACTTTAGTAAGCTTTTAGTATTCTTTAACTCTAAAACATTTAAACACTGCTCTGAACTGTTCGCAATCCAATCACTGTAGTATTTTACTAGTGCATAAGAATTAGAAAGTGAAACTGTCTCTAAACAAAAAGTCTATCTAGTCTGTTTTATCTTATGCAAGCTGAGTAAGTGCAAAGAATACAAAGGGCACAAATGATGGAAAGAAAATTAATTTCTCAAAATTTAAGGTTTTAGAGGCAGGTTAGGCTCCCACAGACTGCCAgatttgctttgatttaaatcaatccactctGTGCCTGTCCTACTCTGGTTAGAATCTCTTTCCCAGAATTATATCTCCCATGCCTACATGGGAATCTATTTGCATCCCCTGCAGGTGAATCTCTCCTGTGGAACTATAGCACAGAGATATGAACTGACTGGTCCAAGACCACACAGGAGTGAGTGGCAGTCAGAAGGAGAACCCAGATCTGTTCTGTTCAGATTCATATACTGCACGCATCTTCATGGTATATTTTCCCTGCTTCCACTAACAGTTTGAACTACCTCTAGATAGTAGCCAAATTCATTATAAATTTGTATCACAATATTCTGGCTATGTTATCCAGTGTACTGAGACACTTTGTAAGAGCTAAAAAAGGGATAGCTCAAAAGAACATTATTGGCCAAATTAAAGATTGTCTGTGCTTTCAAGCAAACAGGAAACATAGTTGTGCAATCTGTATATACCTGTGTGTGCTCATATGGAATTTCAACGGAAGGATGGTAGCAGACAATTGTCCTTCCATCTGATGTCATGGAAAGTTCCACTTTACTATAAAAGATGAAAAAATTATCTAGATCAGTTGTATCCCCGTATTCCAATAAAGTCCACCCTCTTGCTCAGGTGAGAGCACTCCGGAAGAGACATGAGTcagattggctgaccaagaaacCGGTGGAAAGTCTAGggatttctgtgcacaagttgtctTTTGAACTTTAGACAGCAATCTCAAAAATTTTACTACGTGATTTAGCAGCCTAAGAACCACaaactttcaatgggacttaagacTCCTGAGTCACTTAGACAtctttgaaaattgtacccagtACCAGGGTTAAGTACATAAGATTTCCAGATAGTTTCCTCATAGTATTTTGTAtcgtttgtttttttgaaaatatttggaaaCTAGGCTTAAAATGTCTACAAGATACCTAGAAGCCAGAAATAAAGCACGAAAGATGATGGCAACTAACCCCTCTCAATGAATTTCAGGGCCAATGCCCTACAGAAGTGTCCAGCACCTCTAATCCACTGGGCAGGAAAGGGAGCTGGGATTTCTAACAAGTGCGAGGCCTTACCAGTCAGCTTCTACCTAGTAAGCATGATAAATGTGTAGCTCCACCAAACTCATTTTGCTGGAAGAGATGAGGCTTGTCTCATCTTCCCTGGAGAGCCTGTTAGCGTCTAGGAGGTGAGAGGGTCTACACTATTctaccctcccttccccatctttTTTAGATTTCTACCCAGTAAAGAACTCCAGTAATGGATTATGTTGCTACTCAACTTTCCCAAGCAGCTGCATGAAAGTGCCATGACTTTTGTCGAAGTACTGAAAAGCAGCCATGCTCTTTAATTTCACCAGGCTTCTTGACAAACCTATGAATATCAGCAGAGGCATGACAGCCCTTTGTCTATAGATTGAGGAAGACAACACTGCATTGATTTTTCACTTGATTCACATTTGGAACATTAGTTTCACAAGCCTTATGTCTAGAAACAAGGCTATTCTTCAGAAAATGGCTAGATCCAAAACTTGCAAAAGGAATAATTGGCATAAATAAAACAGCAAGACTAACAGCAGGTAGGGCAATTACTTCAATATGTATCCCTGAAGCTATGGGTCAAATGAAGTCCATAGTGGGTCAAAATAGATTTAACTGTGTACCAGTTATAGTCTTCTGGAAGAACTGAATATGTAGATTTATGGCGAGCACAATGCATTGCTCCATCTGCAAAGATGAGAAAAAACACCAATGAGAACAAATGAAACTGCAGCAGAAATAACTTTACACCTGCATTCCGTTATCTCAAACGTGACTGAGCTCAACCAGAAATGCACATTTAGTTTAAGTTTAACCAATCCATTTAGAAAGTGTCTGGAATATCATGCCAATATTTCAACCCTATTATAATACATTTCTAAAACTGCAACTGGCCCAGTATCTGGGTGCTATCCCAGTGTTATCCAGGTACAATTCTAAGAAGTTGCAAAAAACCCATACCATACGAAACTGGCCAAGCACACTACTCCTAAAGTAAGTTTCTTACACAGTGAAATAAGAACACTGCTATACTAGAAGGTTGCATTACTTCGTTGCTTCTGTAGGCCAAACTTGCACTCAATTACAGAAAGTCCCATCTTAAGCTGCTGCCTGTTGCAAGCGTGTGTACAGGAGCGATGACAGGAACCATGAGGGAGGCAGAAATAGGGATCGGGGAGGTGGGGGTTacattccccagcccctgctcatAGAGCTGCCTTGCCCTTTACCCTCTAGTTACTCAGCCTATGCCTCCGTCGTCTTCTCACCTGATCCCAGAGGTTGACCCCTTgcccaaagccctggctgggaatcAGTTCCCCCAAACACAGGGCCTGCCTTTCTCCTTCCAGGCAATCTTTGCAGAGGTTGAGCTGAAACCCTAGGGTTTTTTATAGACAGTCTCTACCCTGTCCCCACACTTCTAGTCCCTGATTTTTCCATCTCTACTTCCCCCATTCCTGGTCCCTGCTTCCTCACCACCAtaactcccaaccccctgcctctcaACCCCCAGGTCCCTGCTCTCCCCTGGCACCCCAGTACCTGCTGCTTTCCCCAACCCAACTCCTCCCTGCTCCATGTCTGTTTCTCCCTGACACCCAAAACTCCTTCCTTTAAAACCCTTACTTTTCTTATACTCAAGGCTACAGACAATCTCCCCATGCAAGTTAAGATACTGCCTCTGATATGACACAGCAGGGGGCACTGCAGAGATTCCTCTGCCTGCAGTACTAGGCAGTCTGATTTTCCTGTAAAGCTGGCTGTCCtggttttctgattttcaccaaaatcagtATGATTCTGCccactgatgcctagaacattccctgaaatgctggaattgatcagatgcagTGTTCAAAAACTATCACGTTACATACAGACAAACAGAAATGCCAGAAAGTTACGTAGAACCTTGCTTTGCCAGGCTAACAGATATACAGAACGAGAAATTATGAATACAAAGACTGTTATCCATGACATCCAATTCCAAAAATGCTTTCATGTTTCATGGAATTGCAGCATCTTCAGGCCCAAAACTGTATGGGGTTTTAGTTCAACAGTAATTCATGAGCTCATGCATTATTTCTGGGTTCTGGCCAGATCACAGGGTAGTAAACGCATACATTTTACAGCTATCTTATGATGTACTCTTCCACGTgtgggttggattttttttaaaatccttgagtTTCAGTGTGTCTCCACTTTGAGGATGATTTTATCAAGAAGCATGTGTAGTAGTAACCTGAACTGAgatttatgggtttttttaaactgatatttTTCAGGGATTTGTTAGGATGATATGCATATCTTTGTAAGAAATTAGGCTCAAGAACTCCAAACTCATTACTGATATCTGAAAGGGATCATAAAAATAATTAGTCTGGGTACAGTTCTTCTAATGTTCCATTATTTTACTATTTACTACAAGCGTGGATATTGTTAACTATTAATACTCCATTGCTTATGGCAGAAACACCACAAGTATCTTATGTCCCACATATTTCACAAGAACAGGCACAGAAACCTAAAGCTAGGCCAAGTCTACAACAAGTTTTACTGGCAAAACTCTACATTTGTTGGCACTGCCTAGTGTTCATTCACACGTAAGCTTCAGCGTGGTGAGAGATTTTATtaccactggtttcagagtaacagccgtgttagtctgtatttgcaaaaagaaaaggagtacttgaggcaccttagagactaaccaatttatctgagcatgagctttcatgagctacagctcacttcatcagatgtagctcacgaaagctcatgctcaaataaattggttagtctctaaggtgccacaagtactctttttctttttattaccaCTACACTTCAAGCTCTGAATTACATTCACAGGAAACAATAAGGAGTTTTGGAAGCAGAAAACCCAGAATCAGTACAACTGACAGAATGTTTTTCTTCCAACTTTTGCTTTCACATTTTAGAAGAAGCAACGTAGCTCATCTTCGATTTTATATCAAGATGGAGATACTACAAATACGATGTCCTTGGCGCTGCCTACAACTCCAGATTCCCAGCGCTTTTTCTTCCACATATTGCTACCCTCAACTAACACCTCCCCAAAAGCCAATCTGAAATATTGCAAAATCAGGCAACACTGCATATTATTGTTCCTTGTCCGCTTATGTCAAGGAATTATATTTTCTTACAGACTTTTTCTCAGcaatattttttcagttcaaGAGAAGGTAAACGTGAGCCTAAGAAATCAAGTTTTCAAATCTCAGATTCCTCCTAATGTTAAAATGCTCTTTAAAGCCTGGTTAATGGAGCTAATCTATTTTAAAGTTcaacactggaaacttcaaaggcAGCCAAGTCGAAACATGACTTAGTAACAAAGCACATAACTCCATAAATATCAAACTTTAAGCAGGTGAAATATAAAGATCACTTCCCTGCCTGTGTTACTGTAAACGTTGCTCAGAACAAGTATCAATGCAAGAGtgtctttggggaaaaaacaacaaaaaacagaaaatttctAAACATAGGATTTTTATAAAGCAGCACTATGTCTTACTCTGTACTGAGGCCTGCCTACTGAATGTTGCTAAATGCATCCACATGGTACGGGACCACAAAGCTCTTCTCAATGCTACTGCCATGCTCACAGAAGACAGAAAATTGGTGATGGAGAAAGAAATATTCTGGACATAAATGGTATCCTTTTTACTGCAGAACACCCTTCTGAAGGAGCAGGTTTCATCACTGTTCAGGAGACAAAAGGGTTGACAattagtttattaataaaagattCAAGATCTATGAAATATATGACTTGCACAGCACCTTAAATATTGTTCAATAAGTgctggaaatatttgtaatgaattaAGAATtagtactcctgagggaattctgtgccaaaaaattaaaaattctgtgcacaatattataaaattctgtgaaataacacaatataatcacaccactTTCAATTATTTACttacaagtattttgaaattaattaccaaaataattgaaaatggtgtgattatattgtgttattttgacaaataaaattatgCAGAACTTTAAAATTTTTAGGCAccgtatttttaatttttggtgcagaattccctcaagagtaCATTGTGCCACACAGAACCAATCTGGCTGTGGGAGCTCAGTGGAGGatccaggtgtgtgtgtatgtgtgtgggggagatcaGGATGCATAGgacttgttggggggttctgggtgcagggggaatggggctcagggctcagccggggggaggtgtgggggctcagcaggcagtctgggtgctgggggagtggggcttggtggggtagGGGTCAGGGCACAGCTGGTTGGGGTTCAGTGGGGGGCTCCCAATGCAGAGGGTGAGGCTCGCGGGGGGTGCAGGGATTCTGGATGCAGAGAGGTCTGGGTGCCAGAGGCTTCTGATTCAGGAGGTCAGGCTCGGCGGGGTGGTTTGGtgggagggttctgggtgcaggggggtggggaaatgaggCTCAATagggagggggttggaggggcggtggggggggggggagaatcaggGAGACAGGGGGACCAGCTTCCTGTACTGTGACCCCTCCCCCTgtggctgaggagcaatggggccaggaagtggggggaagggatcaCTTTATGCAGTGCTG
The nucleotide sequence above comes from Caretta caretta isolate rCarCar2 chromosome 1, rCarCar1.hap1, whole genome shotgun sequence. Encoded proteins:
- the MRPL42 gene encoding large ribosomal subunit protein mL42, with the translated sequence MAVALRRALWSRTMWMHLATFSRQASVQNGAMHCARHKSTYSVLPEDYNCKVELSMTSDGRTIVCYHPSVEIPYEHTQPIPRPDPVDNKEETHDQVLKSRLEVKELKNSKGPTFEELSKMFYTTKHRWYPVGQYHRRRKKLNPPKDR